The genomic window ATGGTTGATCGCTTCGAAATGCTCTCTCATGGTTTTCCCGCCAACAGTGATTCCCTCCAGAGCCACTTTGGTCTCCTTGAGCGTCAGCGTATTACCTTCGATAGCATTTGAATTATACGTCCATCGAAGAACCAGATCCTCATGAAGATTGGAGACAATCTCAGGCGGAAGAGGACGATACGAGTCAAGTGTTTTCTTGAGTATGTCTATCTTTTCAAAATCAGGCATTATCCAGAATATCAAATTCAAGCGAAATCACCTCTCCGTTGGGACGTGCCTCGCATTAAACCGTTACGGTCCAAAACTCTCCCTCGGACCTCAGCAATTCTATTCTAACCTATTAAAAGGACTAAACACCTAATACTTTATAATCTTTTTTCACTTATCGAACAATGCCCTGCACATTCTCTTCCAGGTCTTGATAATTGCAACTGCAATCCGCTCCGGCGCCTCCTTTTTCATCACCAATGACTTCTACAATCACAAAGATGACATCCTTGAAATACTCTCTGTCAAGGCGCTGAGAGAGGAAATGAAAATAATGCTTGGACTTTTTTTTTGCTGAACCAAGTATCTTATTTTCCAAACAACAGACCACAAACAGATAAAAAAGTGCACCTGATAAATAACCAGCATCTCTCTAAGCCTCTCTTTGTAAAGCGTTTTACATGACATATTCCATTGATACTGAAAACATTCTCACCCGTGAAGCGGCTGAAACCCGCAGCAACCTGGTTTCCAATGCCCGCTACACCCTTGAACTCACCCTGAAAGAGCACGCCACCGAGTACCAGGGGCATTGCATTGTCGAGTTCGACTACCGCCGGGGCGGTATAGAGTACCTCAAGCTTGATTTCATTACCAAACAGATCCATGCTGTTACGCTCGATGGCAAACCTGCGAAGGAGTATCTCAACGGTGATTTTGCCCTCTATCTCAAAGGAGATCATCTGACAGAGGGCCGCAATACGCTGGAGATCACCTATACCAGCCTGTTCGACAACACCGGCTCGGGCTTTCACAAGTTTCACGATCCCGAAGACAGTGAAGAGTACATGCATACCGATTTTGAGCCCTACGACGCGCACCGCCTCTTCCCGTGCTTCGATCAGCCCGATATCAAAGCCTCGTACCGGCTCACGGTAAACGGGCCATCAAAATGGACGTATATCCACAACACCCTGCCGGAGCATACCCGAACAAAGGGTGACGAGATAACGATCACGTTCAAACGCACGGCTGTCTTTTCCACCTACCTCTTTGCTCTGGTTGTGGGTCCGTATGCCAGGTGGGAAGATCGCTACAACCGGATACCGCTTGGGATCTACTGCCGGAAGTCGCTCGAAAAATACATGGACCCTGAGAACATCTTTGCCATCACCAGGGAATCCATGGCCACCCTGGAGGCTTATTTCGACTACCCCTATCCGTACGACAAGTACGACCAGGTTTTTGTCCCGGAATTCAATTTCGGGGCCATGGAAAACGTGGGCTGCGTCACCTTTACCGAACACTATATCTTTCGCCATAAAAAGCTCTACAGCGAGCACCTGAACCGCGCCAACACCATCACCCACGAGATGGTGCACATGTGGTTCGGCGACCTGGTGACCATGAAATGGTGGAACGACCTTTGGCTCAACGAAAGCTTTGCCGACTACCTTTCCTATTTCGCCATGTCCAAAGGCACGCTGTTCGGTGATGCGCTGGAACATCTGTATGTTCGCAAAGAATGGGCCTATCAGCAGGATCAGTATGCAACTACCCACCCCATAGCCGCTTCGGCCCGTGATACCATCGAGGCCTTCAGCAATTTTGACGGCATCAGCTACTCCAAGGGTGCCTCGGTGCTTCGCCAGCTTCAGTACTACATCGGCGATGAGGCCTTCCGCACCGCCATTGGCCAATACTTCAAACGGTTCGCCGAACAGAACACCACCCTTGAAGATTTTCTTTCGATCATGTCGGAAAAAAGCGGCATCGACATCGTAGCCTGGAGCCGCCAATGGCTGCAAACCACCGGTGTCAATACCCTCATGAGCCGTATCGAGAACGGCAGGCTCAGGATCGAGCAACAGGGCTCGGCCGACAACAACCTCATCCGGCAGCATGCCATAGAATTCACCGGTTACCGCCAAAGCGGCAGCGCACTCGTCGAAAATGAAACTCAGAAAATCATCATTGACGGAAAAACCGCCGACGCGCCGCTGAAACCCGATACAGCGTTCGTGATCCTCAATACGCACGATCACGATTACGTGAAAGTGTTTTACAGCCGGACTGCTCTCGCCACCGCCCGCAAGTCTCTCCATACCATTGAAGATCCGTTTGCCCGGCGACTCGTCTGGGGAAGCCTCTGGCAGATGATGCGCGACAACGCCTTCGCCCCGACCGAATTTATCGAGATGGGTATTGAACTGGCCATGAAAGAAAAGGATCTGTCCATCCTCAACAGCCATATTATCGCAAAGATCAAAGCCATCGTGTCGGTGTACCTGACCGATGAAAACAGAGCGATCTGGATGCCCAAACTCAACACCATAGCCCACGAACGCCTGGCCAAGACTGATAACAGTGAAGAAGAACAGATCATCTGGTTCGGTCTCTTGCTTGAAACCGCTCTCCTGTCCGATGAGCTGGATTACCTGCACGGCCTTGTCACAGGGGCCGAGTCCATAGCTTCGCTCGAGATCGACAAGGAAAAGCGCTGGAACATCATTACCCGCCTGATGGCCTGCGGCCACAGTGAAGCCGAAAACCTCTTCAGCAACGAAAAAGAGCTGGATAAAAGCGACCTTGGGCTGAAAAAAGCCTTTATGGTGCAGGCCTCGAGGCCCGACAGCACAGAAAAGGCAACCTCTTGGCAGGTTTTTACAGAACAATCTTCCCGCTCCACGGATTTTCTCCGCTACGGCATGAAAGGCTTTCACTGGCACATGCAGAAAGATCTGCTGGCGCCCTATGTCGATAGTTTTTTTGAGGCAGTTGAAAAAATCTATACCGAGCGCGATGTGCATTACGCCGGAGCCTTTGGCCACGACCTCTTTCCCCATTGGCATCAAACACCGGACATGCTCAACAAAATTGAGACCTTTTTGGATGAGAATGGCAAAAACGGCGACCGCTTGCCTGCCTTGCTCAGAAAACAGCTGATCGAACAAGCCGACGACCTGAAACGGATCTTGCCGATCCTGGAGAAACAACGGGGCTAGGTAAGCACCTTAGTCCACATTTTTAACCATCAGAACGCTATCACAGAAAGAGTTGAGCCGATAGGTATAAGAACGAATCGGCTCAATATCCAATTTCGGGGAGATTCAGAAGCCTGGACGCAATCGCGAGGTAAAGCCCCCGACTCACCAACTCATATCAAAGCTATTTCTGATTCTCTTTCAGGCTCAGTGTCTGTTTTTCAATAAAGTCGGAGACTCCCTGCAGCACCATTCCCACTATCTTTATTTGGCTGGCACTCAGGCTTATAAGGCTGTCGATATAGTACTGGAATGATGCCACTGTATCGACAGACTCTCTCTTTGCAGGATTTTCCGGGCTTTCAGCGTTCTTGACCGGAGCTGCCTGTTGTGATGCAGATGCCGGTTTTGCTTTAGGGGCAGGCTTGGGAGATGCCGCGGTCTGTTTTGGAGCAGGTGCCGGTTTTGCCGAAGGAGCCCCTGCCGGTGTCTCTTTCTTCAATCGTGAAAACCAGCCGCCTTGTTTCTTCTCGTCTGCCATAGTTCCTCCTGATATAAGGGTTTTCTTGTGAGCGAAAACGTGTAAATGGTCCAAAGAAAAATAACATACAACAAAAACCCTTTAATTCATCGGAACGCGCCACCGGAAGTTCCCCCCACCATTTTCTCGCTCTTGGATAGCATGAGTAAGAATGGCATATTGAAGTTGGATTTTCCAACAAACCCCATGCTTTACGCCAAAGATACGAGTAAGACAAAAAAACCAGATCACCATCCCGCATCGCATTGCCGAAGAAGCTGATATCAAGCCGGACGACGTACTTGAAATCACCTACATAAATGATGTTGTAACCATAGTTCCTGCCGGCAGGAAAGGAAATAAACGATCTGTGATGGCATATGCCGGTGTCGCTAAAGGAACATGGGGTAAAACGACCTCAACATTCACTCAGACAACATCCTTGAAATAATCTCCGTTAAGGCGCTGAAAGAGTAAATGGAAATAGCACCTGGACTTTTAAACCCAATAAACTACGTCCCTCACTATTAAAAAGGAGCTCATTATGGCTAATGAGATCATCATCGCATACGAGACCAAGTACAACGCAACCCGGGAGATTGCCCAAAAGATCGGAGAAGTGCTTGCTGAAGGCGGCCTGGGTGCCGATGTTTTCTCCATTGATCAGATCAGCGACCTCGGGCTCTACAAAGCCGTCATTTTGGGAAGCGCGGTTTTTACCGGCAATTGGTGCGAAGAGGCGGCTAAATTCCTTGAAACCAATGAAAAGGTGCTTTCGGAAAAGATGGTGTGGCTGTTTTCCAGCGGCCCGCTTGGCGAAGGGTCTGTTGAAGAAGATTCCAAAGGCTGGCGATTCCCTCAAAAGCTTCAGCCCATAGCCGACCGCATTGCCCCCCGGGATATTGCGGTCTTTCACGGCAAAATAGATAAAGACAAGCTCAGCTTATTGCATAAGTTTATGATCAAGGTCGCAAAAGTACCTGTTGGTGATTTCCGCAGATGGGACGAGATCAATGCCTGGGCTAAAGATATTGCAGAAACGCTCAAGAAAGAGGGTATCGGGCAGGTATCGCCTGCATAAAGATATGCTCGTTAATAGCTAATCCAGTGTATCAATGGTAAGGCCGATGGTATAGCATCGGCCATCTTTTTTCCTCGACTTATTGGAGTTACGGATGTCTCCTACTCCTGATCGGTTGCAGCCAGGACAGCCAATGCTCCTCTGTAAACAGGCTCATCGATAAACCCGTACTGCTCATGCACAAAGCCGGTGTTGCCTTTTTTTGCCCCCTCCTCAAAACAGCGCACAATGGTTATTGCTCGCGCGCGCTCCTCTGGCTTGGGAGCGAAAACCCGGTTGGCCAACTCCACCTGCCCCGGAGAGATACAGCCTTTGGCTGAAAAGCCCATGCTCCGTTCCAGGAGGCACCATTTTTCGAAGGTCTTCAGATCCTTGTACTCCTGATGGACAAACGATACCGGATGAAAACCTGCTGTGAGGGCATCCACCAGAAAGCGTGAAAGCAGATAGCTGGCCGTTGGGTTCCCCGGCGTGATCACCGACTGGGTTAATCCGAGATCGGCACATAAATCCAGAATACCCAGATAGACCGTATCCACCCGCTCCTCAACCCTCAGATCGGCAAGTTTCTTCAGCGCCTCACCGGTCTCGATAGAGAGATGGACTCGAATCGCAGGATCTACCAGGCGACAAGCCTGTTCGACTTCCTGAGCGGTTCTGACCTTGGGGATACGGATTGCGTCCGGCACTGCCCGGTTGATCAGCCGGATATCTTCTTCTCCCCCTTCACCCAGGGGATTGACCCGTACAATCAGTTCCGTTTTCGCCTCTCGGGCATGGGCGGTAAACAGCGCGGCCAGAGCACGAGCGCGGGGCTTCTCTTGCGGTGCAACGCCATCCTCCAGATTGATGACAGCCATATCAGCTGCCAGTACATCCAGTTTGTTCAGATGGTTGACCCGATGGGCCGAAACCA from Prosthecochloris marina includes these protein-coding regions:
- the pepN gene encoding aminopeptidase N → MTYSIDTENILTREAAETRSNLVSNARYTLELTLKEHATEYQGHCIVEFDYRRGGIEYLKLDFITKQIHAVTLDGKPAKEYLNGDFALYLKGDHLTEGRNTLEITYTSLFDNTGSGFHKFHDPEDSEEYMHTDFEPYDAHRLFPCFDQPDIKASYRLTVNGPSKWTYIHNTLPEHTRTKGDEITITFKRTAVFSTYLFALVVGPYARWEDRYNRIPLGIYCRKSLEKYMDPENIFAITRESMATLEAYFDYPYPYDKYDQVFVPEFNFGAMENVGCVTFTEHYIFRHKKLYSEHLNRANTITHEMVHMWFGDLVTMKWWNDLWLNESFADYLSYFAMSKGTLFGDALEHLYVRKEWAYQQDQYATTHPIAASARDTIEAFSNFDGISYSKGASVLRQLQYYIGDEAFRTAIGQYFKRFAEQNTTLEDFLSIMSEKSGIDIVAWSRQWLQTTGVNTLMSRIENGRLRIEQQGSADNNLIRQHAIEFTGYRQSGSALVENETQKIIIDGKTADAPLKPDTAFVILNTHDHDYVKVFYSRTALATARKSLHTIEDPFARRLVWGSLWQMMRDNAFAPTEFIEMGIELAMKEKDLSILNSHIIAKIKAIVSVYLTDENRAIWMPKLNTIAHERLAKTDNSEEEQIIWFGLLLETALLSDELDYLHGLVTGAESIASLEIDKEKRWNIITRLMACGHSEAENLFSNEKELDKSDLGLKKAFMVQASRPDSTEKATSWQVFTEQSSRSTDFLRYGMKGFHWHMQKDLLAPYVDSFFEAVEKIYTERDVHYAGAFGHDLFPHWHQTPDMLNKIETFLDENGKNGDRLPALLRKQLIEQADDLKRILPILEKQRG
- a CDS encoding AbrB/MazE/SpoVT family DNA-binding domain-containing protein gives rise to the protein MRVRQKNQITIPHRIAEEADIKPDDVLEITYINDVVTIVPAGRKGNKRSVMAYAGVAKGTWGKTTSTFTQTTSLK
- a CDS encoding flavodoxin domain-containing protein, giving the protein MANEIIIAYETKYNATREIAQKIGEVLAEGGLGADVFSIDQISDLGLYKAVILGSAVFTGNWCEEAAKFLETNEKVLSEKMVWLFSSGPLGEGSVEEDSKGWRFPQKLQPIADRIAPRDIAVFHGKIDKDKLSLLHKFMIKVAKVPVGDFRRWDEINAWAKDIAETLKKEGIGQVSPA
- a CDS encoding HpcH/HpaI aldolase/citrate lyase family protein, with the protein product MIFKAITWLDSASIEAIEQQLPETVSRRPLTRGLRRSALMVSAHRVNHLNKLDVLAADMAVINLEDGVAPQEKPRARALAALFTAHAREAKTELIVRVNPLGEGGEEDIRLINRAVPDAIRIPKVRTAQEVEQACRLVDPAIRVHLSIETGEALKKLADLRVEERVDTVYLGILDLCADLGLTQSVITPGNPTASYLLSRFLVDALTAGFHPVSFVHQEYKDLKTFEKWCLLERSMGFSAKGCISPGQVELANRVFAPKPEERARAITIVRCFEEGAKKGNTGFVHEQYGFIDEPVYRGALAVLAATDQE